TAGGTATGTTTGCGTTCGCCCTGTTTGTCTTGCCGCCGTTTTATAACCTGCTGTGTAGTTGGTTGGATATTAATTCTCCACGCTTGAATGCAAAGCAGCCCTACATTGCAGAAGAAGTAAAAGTAGATAAGTCTCGTTTGGTGAAAGTGCAATTTGTCACGATCAACAACGCGGGCATGCCTTGGGAATTTCAGCCTAAGGTGGTATCGGTAGATGTGCATCCGGGGGAGGCGACGCGTGCGGTATTTTATGCGCGTAATACCACGGATCGTAAAATGACTGCGCAGGCAGTGCCCAGTATTGTGCCTGAGCGTGCGGTTGAGTTTTTTCATAAAACTGAGTGTTTTTGTTTTACGCAACAAGCGCTGGAAGCAGGTAAAGATATAGAAATGCCTGTCGTATTTATTGTTGATCAGGCACTGCCAGCGGCGATACACACGATAACATTGAGTTACACGCTATTTGATGTCACGGCGACAATGGCGCAGACAGCGGAAGCAGCAAAAGCAAATTAGTTTTGGAAGAAAAGTGGGTGATGAGCTTTTGGCAAAACCCGTGAAAATAATGAAGTCATAGCTGGAGAACATTATGGCAAGTGAACACGGTCAGCAGACCTACTATGTTCCAGAACAGAGCAAATACCCACTGTTTGCATCGGTGGGCATCGGCATGATGCTGGTGGGCGTCTCAACTTGGCTGAACGATATTCGCGCGGCCAAAGAAGGTAGCCCAACACTGTTGATATTGGGTGCATTGGTTCTCTGCGCAGTTCTGTTTCGTTGGTTTGGTGCAGCAATCAAAGAGAACATTCAAGGGTTGAACAGTCCCCAGTTGAAACGCTCTTACCGCATCGGCATGCAGTGGTTTATTTTTTCTGAGGTGATGTTCTTCGCTACATTTTTTGGTGGCTTGTTCTATGTGCGCGCGTTAGTTGGCCCGTGGTTGTCGGGTGAAGGTGTAGGCGCTTTTACCAACGAGTTGTTGTGGAAAGGGTTTACTTATAGTTGGCCTCTGTTGGAAACGCCGCAACAAGCAATTGGTGGTGTTGCTAACCAGGTTGTTGCAAATACGGGCACTTTCATTGGTGCACATAAAAGCATGTCATGGCCGGGCGTGGCCGAAGCGGCACATTGGTTGCCACTGTGGAACACGCTTTTTCTGGTGACTTCTTCGGTTACTTGTGAGTTGGCGCATCACGCATTAAAAGCGGAAAAACGCGGCGCGTTTAAATTATGGCTGTTTGTCACCTTGGTATTGGCCTTTGCTTTTGTGTATTTACAAGCGGTTGAATATCACGAAGCGTATACCGAATACGGTTTGACACTGAAGACTGGTATTTATGGCACTACCTTTTTCATGTTGACCGGCTTCCACGGCTTCCATGTGTGCTTGGGTGCTTTCATGTTGTTGGTCATGTTCTTGCGCGCGTTGAAAGGCCACTTTAATAAAGACGACCATTTTGGTTTTGAGGCGGCCAGTTGGTATTGGCACTTTGTGGATGTGGTTTGGTTGTTCTTAGTCGCTGTGGTTTATGTATTCTGAGGAATACGCCCGGTCAAGGAAAAGGCCCGCTTAGCGGGCCTTTTTTATGCGGGATGAGATATTGGATATTTATTTTTGCGTTGGTTGCTGAAGAATGGCGGGGTTGTTCCAAGGCGCATTTGAGCGCAGCTTGCCGCTGTAGAATCCGTAAATCATCGTCGAGAGCAGTGCGGTGGCCAGTGTGACGCGCACTATTAAGCTGTGAAATGTGCGTTTTGATTTTGGGCTGCCGTTATCTTTGAACAGTACATACAGGCTTTGTGAGAGGCTGAGCACCATGAGTAACAAAAGAACCAGTATGAGTATCTGTAGTTGTTGTGTGGACATATTTGCCTCGTGCAGGAATGACGCCTTTCGCGCCTATTATAGCGCTCGTAATGACAGTGTTTGTGGTGAGTATGGCTCGCAAGTTTATCTTTGATTGGCGCATAACTGCGCTGGTTTTGTTGTTGCTGCCGCTGATGGTTGGTTTGGGCTTTTGGCAGCTGTATCGCGCGGAGCACAATAAGTTTTTGTTGTCGCAAGCGGAGCAGAAAAGATTAGAACTGCCGATTCCTTTCGCAGAATTATTGCAAAAGATGGTTGGAGTTGCGGATCAAAAACAAATTGCCGTATGGCATTTGCAGCCAGTGATGTTACGAGGTCGTTGGTTGCAGAAAGTGTTTTTATTGGAAAATCAGATTTATCAAGAGCGCAATGGCTATTATGTATTTGGCGTGATGCAACTTGATGGCGATGCCGGTTCGGTGTTGGTAAATCGTGGTTGGATCCCAGCTCCTGCTTTACGCAGCGAGTTGCCTAGCGTGCCGGCAGTTGCTGGAGGTGAAGAAATGGGTGAAATCTATGTATCTCCATTGCTGACAGAAGATAAACCCTTGTTTGCTGAACAGGGCTGGCCGAAACGCATAGGCAGAATGAGTGTGCCTGGCGCGGAAAAAGAGTTGCAAGCGAAGCTGTTACCTATAGTGGTGCGATTGAGAGAAGGCTCTCCTTCGGCATTGGCGGCACAGTGGCCCATCGTGAATATCCAGCCTGAAAAAAATACTGCGTATGCAGTGCAGTGGTTTGCTATGGCGTTTGCATTGTTGGTTTGTTACGGTTTTTATTCTTACAGAACAGAATCTATTAAATAGTGAGTAATGTTTCATGACTGAGCATGCAAATATAAGTGCGAACCAAAAACCATACATGTTATTGGTGTTAGTGTTGATTCCAATTGTGGTTGTTTTAGCTGCTTCCTTTGTTTTTTATACAGGTATAGGAATGCCAAAAGATACACGCAACAAAGGCGTGTTGATTACTCCTCCTCAACAAATCAACGATATTCTTCCACTTGATATGGATGGTAAACCTTTTGTATTTGAGAGAAAGAAAGAAGAGTCTAGATGGACATTCTTAACGGCACACAGCGCGACATGCAATGATGAATGTAAACAGCTTTTTTGGATGAAGCGCCAAACGCGCATCGCTTTGGGGCAATATCAAGAAAAAGTGCGCCGTGTGTGGTTGGTGACAGAAGGAAAGCTGGATGGAGAAACCGAGCAGTGGCTGCAGAAGGAGCATGCTGATGTTGTTGTGCTTCAGGGTGATGACGCTAAATGGCAGCAATTGTTGAGTCAGTCCAATTATCGTGTGGCTGATGAAAGCCAAACCAACTTTTTCTTAGTGGATCCAGATGGATTTGTGATGATGTACTACAGCACGCAGAATACTTACAAAGACATCATGGCCGATATGAAATTTCTAATTAAGGATGTGGATTGAGTGATGCGTCGTTCTTTGGGGTTTTATCTAGCGAGTTTTGCATTTTGTGTGGCTGTGGTTGTGATTGTACTTGGTGCGTACACTCGCTTGGTGCACGCCGGTTTAGGATGCCCCGACTGGCCGACATGCTACGGTCATTATTGGGTGCCCAATACGCCGGAAGAAATTCATACAGCGAACCAAAACTTTTCAAATACGCCTGTGGAAGCAGATAAAACTTGGCCGGAGCAAATCCACCGCATTTTTGCTTCCAGTTTGGGTTTGTTGATTATCAGTTTGCTGGTAGTGGTGTTTAAGAATCGCAAAGCGGGCAATCAACCACTCAAACTGACGGCATTTACTTTGGGCTTTATTATTCTGCAGGGGCTGTTCGGTATGTGGACGGTCACGCTGCTGCTGTGGCCGCAAGTGGTGACCGCGCATTTGTTGGGCGGTTTCACCACACTATCGCTATTGTGGTTGTTGGTGCAGCGCTTAGGCGGCTTTGTGTGGAAATTACCAAAGGCGGCGCGGCAAAAAGTGGCGCGTTTGCGCGGCTTGGCGGCAGTGAGTTTATTGGTTGTGATTCTGCAAATTGCACTGGGCGGATGGACAACATCTAATTACGCCGCTTTGGCATGCCCTGATCTGCCAACTTGTCATGGTGAGTGGTTGCCAGAAATGGATTTTTCTGCGGGATTTAATGTATTGCAGCATATTGGTCCTAATTATTTGGGCGGCCAGTTGGATAACACTGCGCGTACTGCAATTCATTTTGCGCATCGTGTGGGTGCAATGTTGGTTACTGTATTGCTGTTGTCGGTGGTTGCGTTGTTGTGGCGAACGGGGGTTGCAGAAAGTCGCAGAATGGCTGCTGTTGTTTTGTCGGTTTTGTTGATGCAGTTGGCGCTGGGGATTGGCAATGTGTGGTTTGGTTTGCCTTTGATGGTGGCTGTTTCACATAATGCGGTAGGCGCATTGTTGTTATTGGTGATGGTGACCTTGAATCATCGTTTGTTGACTGTGCAATGCCGTACATCGGCTGAAGAAAAATAACATGAGCAAATCTGTAGTGCGAGAACGCGCGTTGTGGCGTGATTATTTGGAGTTGTGTAAGCCCAATGTTGTGGCTTTGATGATTCTAACTTCCGTGATTGGCATGTTGTTGTCAGTGCCAGGTGCTGTGCCGTGGCAGGTGCTTATTTTTGGCAATCTCGGTATTGCGCTGTGTGCGGCCGCGGCCGCGGCGGTGAATCATATTGTCGATCAGCATATTGATTTGAAAATGGCGCGCACGCTTAATCGTCCCGTGGCACAGGGGCGCATCAATAGCCGTCAGGCGATGATGTTCGCTGCGGTATTGGGTGTTGTCGGTATGTTGGTGCTGAAATTTTTTACTAACAACCTCACCATGTGGCTGACTTTCGCAGCTTTGATTGGTTATGCCTTTGTTTACACACGATTTCTGAAGCGCGCAACGCCACAAAATATTGTTATCGGTGGTTTGGCGGGTGCTGTGCCGCCATTGTTGGGTTGGACAGCTGTCACGAACCATATTCATCACGATGCCTTGTTATTGGTGCTGGTGATTTTTGCGTGGACACCGCCGCATTTTTGGGCTCTGGCTATTCATCGCCGCGATGAATACGCGAAAGCCGGTATTCCAATGATGCCCGTGACACACGGCATCAAGCTCACGGCTTTGCATGTGATTTTGTATACCGTGATGTTGATCATCATTACGCTGTTGCCGTTTGCAACGGGTATGTTTGGTTGGCTGTATTTGGTGAGTGCCGTAGTGTTAGGTGCGGGATTTTTATATTGGTCTATTCAGCTGTACTGTGAAAAACCTAAGGCAGGCATGGAGACATTCAAATATTCCATTATTTATTTGATGGCGTTGTTTGTGGTCATGCTGTTGGATCATTATTTGTAATTAAGGTGTTGCATGAGTGAGAAATTAAAAATACGCCTGACGGTTTTAGCCCTGGTGCTTTTTATGGCCAGCTTGGTGGCAGGGTTTGTGCATCGCATGATGCAACCCAATATTTTCAGTAAAGAAAAAATGGAAACTTACGGCGGCTATTTTTTTGATAAGCCGCGTATCTTTCGTGATCCTGTTTTAGTGGATCAAGAGGGAAAGGCGTTTGATCCTAAATTTTTCCAAGGCCGGTGGACACTCGTTTTTTTTGGTTTTACCTCGTGCCCAGATATTTGTCCGACCACGCTGGCTGTGCTGGATAAGTTTTATCGCGCATTACAAGAAAAACATGAGGCAGATGGGGTGCAAGTGGTGTTGCTCTCTGTTGATCCTGCCAGAGATACGCCACAAAAATTAAAGGCATACGCGGCTTATTTTAATCCCGCATTTTACGGGGTGACAGGTGAGCACTTGAGTTTGGTGCGTTTCGCGACGGATTTGAATGCAGGCTTTACCAAAGCACCGATAGATGGTGGCGGTTATTTAATGGAGCACAGCGGTAATATTGCTGTGATCAATCCGCGCGGGCACTACCATGGCTTTTTCAAGCCGCCCTTTGATGCACAGAATTTGCACATGGCTTTTAACTCGGTGCGAGCGCAGTATGAAAGAGACTTTGGCGAATAAAGTGTGTTACATGAAGCCCAATTTTTTGAGTTGGACTTCCATTTCTGCCCAACTCCAAAATGCGCTCATGCGTGTGATTTTTCCTTCGTCGTTTACTTCGTAGACGGCAACCATCTCAACTTCTGTTTTTCCCTTTCCTAGATCGTTTACTGCTGTTTGCAAAACAGCGCAGGTGCGATCACCGCTGGGAATGCGTTTGTGAACATGAATCGTTAATTTTGACGGGCCAATGACCATGTCCCAAAACTTGGCAATCGCCGCTTTGCCGCGATGCCCTTCTCCCGTTGTATCGAACGGTGAAATGCCAACAGGATCTTGTACTACCGCATCATCGGCATAAAGTGCCAGCCAGCCTTCACGGTCGCCCTGTGCGGCGAGTGCAACGGATTGCATATTGGCTTTGATTGCAAGGTGTTCGGTGTTTGTGTTCATGCGCAATGCTCTAAAAATTAAATGAGAGAAATTGAAAAAACTAATCCAGTTTTAGTGATGACCACAGTGCGTCGACGCGTCGTTTTACCTGATCATCCATCGCGATCGGTTTGCCCCATTCGCGCTGCGTTTCGCCTGGCCACTTGTGTGTGGCATCTAGTCCCATTTTGGAGCCGAGGCCAGAAACAGGAGATGCAAAATCTAAATAATCGATGGGCGTGTTATCGATTAGTACGGTGTCGCGTATGGGATCCATGCGCGTGGTGATCGCCCACACCACATCTTTCCAATCGCGCGCATTCACATCATTATCGGTAACAATGACAAACTTTGTGTACATGAATTGACGCAAGAAAGACCACACGCCCATCATCACGCGCTTGGCGTGACCCGGGTATTGTTTTTTTATTGTCACTACAGCGAGGCGATACGAGCAGCCTTCTGGCGGCAAATAAAAATCGGCAATTTCTGGGAATTGTTTTTGCAGCAGCGGCACAAAAACTTCGTTTAAGGCAACACCCAAAATAGCGGGCTCATCCGGCGGTCTGCCGGTGTAAGTGCTGTGATAAATCGGTTTGTTGCGGTGCGTGATGCGCTCCACTGTAAATACGGGAAAGCGATCCACTTCGTTGTAGTAGCCGGTGTGATCACCAAACGGCCCTTCATCGGCCATGTCGTCGGGGTGAATTACACCTTCCAAAATAATTTCAGCAGAGGCCGGTACTTGCAAATCATTGCCGATGCTTTTGACTACTTCTGTTTTTTCACCGCGCAATAAGCCGGCAAAAGCGTATTCGGATAGTGTGTCTGGCACAGGTGTCACTGCGCCTAAAATGGTCGCCGGATCAGCACCTAAGGCCACGGAAACAGGATAGGGTTTTCCTGGGTTTTCTTGTTGCCACTCGCGAAAATCGAGTGCGCCACCGCGGTGCGACAGCCAGCGCATAATCAAACGATATTTTCCGATCAATTGCATGCGATAGATGCCGAGATCTTGACGCTCTTTATTGGGTCCGCGTGTAATCACCAGCGGCCAAGTAACTAAGGGCGCAGCATCTTCTGGCCAGCAAGTTTGTATGGGCAATTGATACAGGTTGACAGCATCGCCTTCTAAAATGTTTTCTTGGCAAGGTGCGCTGCGCAACACTTTGGGTGCCATGTTCAGCACTTGTTTGAGTGTGGGCAATTGGCCGATTAAGTCACGAAAACCTTTAGGTGGCTCGGGTTCTTTTAAGTAGGCGAGCAATTTGCCGACATCGCGCAAGTCGTCTACCGATTCGCGCCCCATGCCGAGTGCGACGCGTTTTTCAGTGCCGAATAAATTGGCGAGTACGGGGATGGTGTGGCCTTTGACTTTTTCGAACAGCAGCGCAGGGCCGCCAGCGCGCAACACGCGGTCGCAGATTTCTGTCATTTCCAGATTAGGGTCGACTTCGACAGAAATCCGCTTCAGCTCGCCGTGTTTTTCCAGGAAGGCAATGAATTCGCGCAAATCTTTGTATTTCATCGCGTACGGTTTCCTTCCTAAAAAACATTATTTCCGTTTCATTGAAGCAAAGAATTCTTCGTTGGTTTTGCAATCTTTCAATCGGTCGACCAAGA
The DNA window shown above is from Cellvibrionales bacterium and carries:
- a CDS encoding cytochrome c oxidase assembly protein — protein: MGQIDKKGDKYIVAKLFVGAVGMFAFALFVLPPFYNLLCSWLDINSPRLNAKQPYIAEEVKVDKSRLVKVQFVTINNAGMPWEFQPKVVSVDVHPGEATRAVFYARNTTDRKMTAQAVPSIVPERAVEFFHKTECFCFTQQALEAGKDIEMPVVFIVDQALPAAIHTITLSYTLFDVTATMAQTAEAAKAN
- a CDS encoding cytochrome c oxidase subunit 3; protein product: MASEHGQQTYYVPEQSKYPLFASVGIGMMLVGVSTWLNDIRAAKEGSPTLLILGALVLCAVLFRWFGAAIKENIQGLNSPQLKRSYRIGMQWFIFSEVMFFATFFGGLFYVRALVGPWLSGEGVGAFTNELLWKGFTYSWPLLETPQQAIGGVANQVVANTGTFIGAHKSMSWPGVAEAAHWLPLWNTLFLVTSSVTCELAHHALKAEKRGAFKLWLFVTLVLAFAFVYLQAVEYHEAYTEYGLTLKTGIYGTTFFMLTGFHGFHVCLGAFMLLVMFLRALKGHFNKDDHFGFEAASWYWHFVDVVWLFLVAVVYVF
- a CDS encoding DUF2909 domain-containing protein, whose amino-acid sequence is MSTQQLQILILVLLLLMVLSLSQSLYVLFKDNGSPKSKRTFHSLIVRVTLATALLSTMIYGFYSGKLRSNAPWNNPAILQQPTQK
- a CDS encoding SURF1 family protein yields the protein MARKFIFDWRITALVLLLLPLMVGLGFWQLYRAEHNKFLLSQAEQKRLELPIPFAELLQKMVGVADQKQIAVWHLQPVMLRGRWLQKVFLLENQIYQERNGYYVFGVMQLDGDAGSVLVNRGWIPAPALRSELPSVPAVAGGEEMGEIYVSPLLTEDKPLFAEQGWPKRIGRMSVPGAEKELQAKLLPIVVRLREGSPSALAAQWPIVNIQPEKNTAYAVQWFAMAFALLVCYGFYSYRTESIK
- a CDS encoding COX15/CtaA family protein translates to MRRSLGFYLASFAFCVAVVVIVLGAYTRLVHAGLGCPDWPTCYGHYWVPNTPEEIHTANQNFSNTPVEADKTWPEQIHRIFASSLGLLIISLLVVVFKNRKAGNQPLKLTAFTLGFIILQGLFGMWTVTLLLWPQVVTAHLLGGFTTLSLLWLLVQRLGGFVWKLPKAARQKVARLRGLAAVSLLVVILQIALGGWTTSNYAALACPDLPTCHGEWLPEMDFSAGFNVLQHIGPNYLGGQLDNTARTAIHFAHRVGAMLVTVLLLSVVALLWRTGVAESRRMAAVVLSVLLMQLALGIGNVWFGLPLMVAVSHNAVGALLLLVMVTLNHRLLTVQCRTSAEEK
- a CDS encoding protoheme IX farnesyltransferase gives rise to the protein MSKSVVRERALWRDYLELCKPNVVALMILTSVIGMLLSVPGAVPWQVLIFGNLGIALCAAAAAAVNHIVDQHIDLKMARTLNRPVAQGRINSRQAMMFAAVLGVVGMLVLKFFTNNLTMWLTFAALIGYAFVYTRFLKRATPQNIVIGGLAGAVPPLLGWTAVTNHIHHDALLLVLVIFAWTPPHFWALAIHRRDEYAKAGIPMMPVTHGIKLTALHVILYTVMLIIITLLPFATGMFGWLYLVSAVVLGAGFLYWSIQLYCEKPKAGMETFKYSIIYLMALFVVMLLDHYL
- a CDS encoding SCO family protein → MSEKLKIRLTVLALVLFMASLVAGFVHRMMQPNIFSKEKMETYGGYFFDKPRIFRDPVLVDQEGKAFDPKFFQGRWTLVFFGFTSCPDICPTTLAVLDKFYRALQEKHEADGVQVVLLSVDPARDTPQKLKAYAAYFNPAFYGVTGEHLSLVRFATDLNAGFTKAPIDGGGYLMEHSGNIAVINPRGHYHGFFKPPFDAQNLHMAFNSVRAQYERDFGE
- a CDS encoding nuclear transport factor 2 family protein; amino-acid sequence: MNTNTEHLAIKANMQSVALAAQGDREGWLALYADDAVVQDPVGISPFDTTGEGHRGKAAIAKFWDMVIGPSKLTIHVHKRIPSGDRTCAVLQTAVNDLGKGKTEVEMVAVYEVNDEGKITRMSAFWSWAEMEVQLKKLGFM
- the ubiD gene encoding 4-hydroxy-3-polyprenylbenzoate decarboxylase, translated to MKYKDLREFIAFLEKHGELKRISVEVDPNLEMTEICDRVLRAGGPALLFEKVKGHTIPVLANLFGTEKRVALGMGRESVDDLRDVGKLLAYLKEPEPPKGFRDLIGQLPTLKQVLNMAPKVLRSAPCQENILEGDAVNLYQLPIQTCWPEDAAPLVTWPLVITRGPNKERQDLGIYRMQLIGKYRLIMRWLSHRGGALDFREWQQENPGKPYPVSVALGADPATILGAVTPVPDTLSEYAFAGLLRGEKTEVVKSIGNDLQVPASAEIILEGVIHPDDMADEGPFGDHTGYYNEVDRFPVFTVERITHRNKPIYHSTYTGRPPDEPAILGVALNEVFVPLLQKQFPEIADFYLPPEGCSYRLAVVTIKKQYPGHAKRVMMGVWSFLRQFMYTKFVIVTDNDVNARDWKDVVWAITTRMDPIRDTVLIDNTPIDYLDFASPVSGLGSKMGLDATHKWPGETQREWGKPIAMDDQVKRRVDALWSSLKLD